A single region of the Syntrophotaleaceae bacterium genome encodes:
- the treS gene encoding maltose alpha-D-glucosyltransferase, with translation MPGINQTGQGQTAWYREAIIYQLHIKAFYDSDGNGIGDFRGLIQKMDYLRDLGITAVWLLPFYPSPLRDDGYDIADYRRVHPDYNTIADFRNFLKAAHKRGIRVITELVLNHTSDQHPWFQRARHARPGTVHRNYYVWSDTPEKYRDARIIFQDFESSNWSWDPVAKAYYWHRFYFHQPDLNFDNPSVQEEMLRLVDFWFEMGVDGVRLDAVPYLFEREGTNCENLPETHAFLKKLRSHLDSKFRDRMLLAEANQWPEDAVAYFGEGNECHMAFHFPIMPRMFMALHMEDRFPLIDILDQTPAIPVGCQWAIFLRNHDELTLEMVTDEERDYMYRVYASDPRARINLGIRRRLAPLVGNNRRRMELMNFLLFSLPGTPIIYYGDEIGMGDNYYLGDRDGVRTPMQWSPDRNAGFSTVSPHKLYLPVIIEPEYHFQSVNVENQLHNPSSLLWWMRRVIAMRRRFKAFGLGELEIVNSDNPKVLTFLRRYEDETVLVVANLSRFSQVVRLNLSNCAGMLPVEVFSHNRFPIIRESPYVLTLGIFDYYWFSLQKEPETETATKELPRLSVRGDQNWTAVFKGKIRERFEELLAAWLPGCRWFRSKARMISKVTLLDSIPLFKTGLSPRLVLFRVNYTEGTPEFYLLPLAWARDASVRNLFTEFPYARIGALQVGEEPGSLLDALYQEEVREALLKMIAGSRKLKGEAGELICRRRAAFSSADLRQDPLSSRVLKTEQSNSSILYGEHFFLKLFRRPEKGVNPDLEITRFLTEKTDFRNVPTFAGSIEYCPPREEPMTIALLQDFTSNQGDAWQFTLDILGNFSEQVLAHPSELPLLKTEERLLPEKGLEFLGSFYMEMTALLGVRTAEMHLALASNQRDTAWRPEDFSALYQRSVYQSMRSLARRNLQLLGQKIDALPAADAELAKLVLDSDPLILGRFEKILGKKLSAQKIRIHGDYHLGQVLFTGKDFVIIDFEGEPARPLTERRLKRSPLRDVAGMLRSFHYAFQTILKQTGRERSEELQLLKSWLRAWHESVCSVFLEAYRDRLGPSPLIPPEREEFLGLLNSFLLEKALYELGYELNNRPAWAGIPMTGILEILETG, from the coding sequence ATGCCCGGCATCAACCAGACCGGCCAGGGGCAAACCGCCTGGTATCGGGAAGCGATCATATACCAGCTGCACATCAAGGCCTTTTACGACTCGGACGGCAACGGCATAGGAGATTTCCGCGGGTTGATCCAGAAAATGGATTATCTGCGGGATCTCGGTATCACCGCCGTCTGGCTGCTGCCCTTCTATCCCTCACCTTTGCGGGACGACGGCTACGATATTGCCGACTATCGCCGGGTCCACCCCGACTACAACACCATCGCGGATTTTCGAAACTTCCTCAAGGCTGCCCATAAAAGGGGAATCCGGGTCATCACCGAACTGGTACTCAATCATACCTCCGATCAGCACCCCTGGTTTCAGCGGGCCCGCCATGCCCGGCCGGGAACCGTTCACCGGAATTACTACGTCTGGAGCGATACCCCGGAAAAATACCGGGATGCCCGCATCATTTTCCAGGATTTCGAGTCGTCCAACTGGAGCTGGGACCCTGTGGCCAAGGCCTACTATTGGCATCGCTTCTATTTCCATCAGCCGGATCTGAACTTCGACAATCCCTCGGTTCAAGAAGAGATGCTTCGCCTGGTCGATTTCTGGTTCGAAATGGGGGTGGACGGAGTCCGTCTCGATGCCGTCCCCTACCTTTTCGAGCGCGAGGGGACCAATTGCGAAAACCTGCCCGAAACCCATGCCTTTCTGAAAAAGCTCAGAAGCCACTTGGACAGCAAATTCCGCGACCGGATGCTGCTCGCGGAAGCCAACCAGTGGCCCGAGGACGCCGTCGCCTATTTCGGTGAGGGGAATGAATGCCACATGGCTTTTCATTTTCCGATCATGCCCCGCATGTTCATGGCCCTGCACATGGAGGACCGTTTCCCCCTTATCGACATTCTCGACCAGACTCCCGCGATTCCTGTGGGTTGCCAGTGGGCGATCTTCCTGAGAAACCATGACGAACTGACCCTGGAAATGGTCACCGACGAGGAGCGGGACTACATGTACCGGGTCTATGCCAGCGATCCGCGGGCCCGGATCAATCTCGGCATCCGGCGCCGGCTGGCGCCTCTGGTCGGCAACAACCGGCGCCGCATGGAGTTGATGAACTTTCTGCTCTTTTCCCTGCCCGGGACCCCCATCATCTACTACGGAGACGAAATCGGCATGGGGGACAACTACTACCTGGGGGACCGGGATGGCGTCCGCACCCCCATGCAGTGGAGCCCCGACCGCAATGCCGGTTTTTCCACGGTGAGCCCGCACAAACTCTATCTGCCGGTCATCATCGAACCGGAGTACCACTTTCAGTCCGTCAACGTGGAAAATCAGCTGCACAATCCCTCCTCCCTGCTCTGGTGGATGCGCCGGGTCATCGCCATGCGCCGCCGGTTCAAGGCCTTCGGGCTGGGCGAGCTGGAAATCGTCAATTCCGACAATCCGAAGGTTCTGACTTTTCTCCGCCGTTATGAGGATGAAACGGTGCTGGTCGTGGCCAACCTCTCCCGTTTTTCCCAGGTGGTCAGGCTCAATCTCTCGAACTGTGCCGGGATGCTGCCCGTGGAGGTTTTCAGCCACAACCGTTTTCCGATCATCCGAGAATCGCCTTATGTCCTGACCTTGGGCATATTCGACTATTACTGGTTTTCCCTGCAGAAGGAGCCGGAAACCGAGACAGCGACAAAGGAGTTGCCGCGATTGAGCGTCCGCGGCGATCAGAACTGGACGGCCGTCTTCAAGGGCAAAATCCGTGAGCGTTTCGAAGAGCTCCTTGCAGCCTGGCTGCCCGGCTGCCGGTGGTTTCGCAGCAAGGCGCGAATGATCAGCAAAGTGACGCTGCTCGATTCGATTCCCCTGTTCAAGACCGGTCTGTCGCCGCGGCTGGTACTGTTCCGGGTGAATTACACCGAAGGAACTCCGGAATTCTACCTGCTTCCGCTGGCCTGGGCGCGGGACGCTTCGGTCCGCAATCTGTTTACCGAATTCCCCTATGCCCGAATAGGAGCCTTGCAGGTGGGAGAGGAGCCCGGATCTCTCCTCGATGCCCTCTACCAGGAGGAGGTTCGCGAGGCACTGTTGAAGATGATTGCGGGCAGCAGAAAACTCAAGGGTGAGGCCGGTGAGTTGATTTGCCGCAGACGCGCTGCCTTTTCCTCAGCCGATCTCAGACAAGACCCCCTGTCCTCCCGGGTACTCAAAACCGAGCAGAGCAACAGCTCCATTCTCTATGGGGAGCATTTTTTCCTGAAACTGTTCCGACGCCCCGAGAAGGGGGTCAATCCGGATCTGGAGATCACCAGGTTTTTGACGGAAAAAACGGATTTCCGGAATGTCCCGACCTTTGCCGGTTCCATCGAGTACTGTCCGCCGCGAGAAGAGCCGATGACCATTGCGCTGCTGCAGGATTTCACCAGCAACCAGGGGGACGCCTGGCAGTTCACCCTCGACATTCTCGGCAATTTTTCCGAGCAGGTCCTGGCCCACCCCTCGGAGCTGCCGCTGCTCAAGACGGAGGAAAGGCTGCTGCCGGAAAAAGGGCTGGAATTTCTGGGATCCTTCTATATGGAAATGACCGCTCTGCTTGGTGTCCGAACTGCGGAAATGCATTTGGCCCTGGCCTCCAATCAGCGCGATACGGCCTGGCGCCCGGAAGATTTTTCCGCCCTTTATCAGAGATCCGTCTATCAATCCATGCGCAGTTTGGCACGAAGAAATCTGCAACTGCTGGGGCAGAAGATAGACGCCCTGCCGGCGGCTGATGCGGAACTCGCCAAACTCGTCCTGGACAGTGACCCCCTGATCCTCGGCCGGTTTGAAAAGATTCTGGGAAAAAAACTTTCGGCCCAGAAAATCCGTATCCACGGCGATTACCATCTGGGCCAGGTGCTGTTTACCGGAAAGGATTTCGTCATTATCGATTTCGAGGGGGAACCGGCCCGCCCCTTGACGGAGCGGCGTCTAAAACGATCCCCGCTGCGTGATGTCGCCGGCATGCTGCGGTCATTCCACTATGCCTTCCAGACCATTCTGAAGCAGACCGGCCGGGAAAGGTCGGAAGAATTGCAGCTTCTGAAGTCCTGGCTCCGTGCCTGGCATGAGAGCGTGTGCTCGGTTTTCCTGGAGGCCTACCGCGACCGGCTGGGGCCTTCACCCCTGATACCTCCTGAACGGGAGGAATTCCTCGGCCTCCTCAACAGCTTTCTGCTTGAGAAAGCCCTCTACGAACTCGGATACGAGCTCAATAACCGTCCCGCTTGGGCCGGGATTCCGATGACAGGGATTCTGGAGATTCTGGAAACCGGGTAG
- the treZ gene encoding malto-oligosyltrehalose trehalohydrolase produces MDLGAVVHKDSCTFTVWAPRAERLEVRLLTPAERIIPMQRRERGYWQASVEDVRPGTRYLLRLDGDRERPDPASFYQPEGVHGPSEIVDHDTFPWTDHARRPRPLEDWVLYELHVGTFTAEGTFDAIIPRLEELYRLGVTALQIMPVAQFPGARNWGYDGACPYAVQNSYGGSQGLKQLVNACHHQGLEVVLDVVYNHLGPEGNYLRDFGPYFTSRYKTPWGEAVNYDSADSDEVRRYFIENALYWRRHFHVDALRLDAVHAIYDFSSRPFLQELAETMDQETSKTGRPCHLIAESDLNDVRVIRPRNEGGFGFSAQFNEDFHHSLHALLTGERQGYYADFGRIEDLAKAYREGFVYDWRYSVYRRRRHGSSSARRPIRQLPAFIQNHDQVGNRLWGERLIALVGFEKAKLAAAAVLLSPYVPLLFMGEEYAEKAPFLYFADFSDPDIVAAVRKGRKEEFRAFAWDKEPPDPHDAAVFARSRLDWSLRQGGRHRIMVDFYQRLLTLRRQIPSLAAVDRKGFQVRVDENQGYVSIRREKGESRIFCLMNFSDRSVTVDFPDGDLPDKWNRVLNSAAEEWLEPDAPLPGPAEEGEPVRLSPWSCHLYLAE; encoded by the coding sequence ATGGATCTTGGCGCGGTAGTCCACAAAGATTCCTGCACCTTTACCGTTTGGGCTCCCAGGGCTGAGCGGCTGGAGGTGCGGCTGCTCACTCCCGCGGAAAGAATCATCCCCATGCAGCGCCGGGAGAGGGGATACTGGCAGGCATCGGTGGAAGATGTTCGCCCCGGAACCCGCTACCTGTTGCGTCTGGATGGCGACCGGGAGCGGCCGGACCCTGCTTCCTTCTATCAGCCGGAGGGGGTGCATGGGCCTTCGGAGATCGTCGACCACGATACTTTTCCCTGGACCGACCATGCCCGGCGCCCGAGGCCTTTGGAAGATTGGGTTCTCTATGAGCTGCACGTTGGGACCTTTACCGCCGAGGGCACCTTCGACGCGATCATTCCCCGCCTCGAGGAGCTGTACCGCCTGGGCGTGACGGCCCTCCAGATCATGCCTGTGGCCCAATTCCCCGGCGCCAGGAACTGGGGATATGACGGCGCCTGTCCCTATGCTGTGCAGAACAGCTACGGCGGTTCGCAGGGTTTGAAACAGCTCGTAAACGCCTGCCACCACCAGGGCCTCGAGGTCGTTCTGGATGTCGTTTACAACCATCTCGGGCCCGAGGGGAACTATCTGCGGGATTTCGGTCCCTATTTCACAAGTCGCTACAAAACCCCCTGGGGGGAGGCGGTGAACTACGACAGTGCCGACAGCGACGAGGTGCGCCGGTATTTCATTGAGAACGCCCTGTACTGGCGTCGCCATTTTCACGTCGACGCCCTTCGCCTGGATGCGGTTCATGCCATCTACGATTTTTCCTCACGACCATTTCTGCAGGAACTGGCGGAAACCATGGATCAGGAGACGTCCAAAACGGGGAGACCCTGCCACCTGATCGCTGAAAGCGATCTCAACGATGTTCGCGTCATCCGTCCCCGGAATGAGGGCGGCTTCGGTTTTTCCGCCCAGTTCAACGAGGATTTTCACCATTCGCTGCACGCACTCCTGACCGGCGAAAGGCAGGGTTACTATGCCGATTTCGGGCGTATTGAAGACCTGGCCAAAGCCTATCGGGAAGGGTTTGTCTACGACTGGCGATATTCCGTTTATCGGCGCCGTCGTCACGGCAGTTCCTCGGCGCGAAGACCGATTCGTCAACTGCCGGCTTTTATCCAGAACCACGACCAGGTTGGAAACCGGCTTTGGGGGGAACGGCTGATCGCTCTGGTCGGGTTCGAAAAAGCCAAGCTGGCCGCGGCAGCCGTTCTTTTGTCCCCTTACGTTCCCCTGCTTTTCATGGGCGAGGAGTATGCGGAAAAAGCGCCGTTTCTTTATTTCGCCGATTTTTCAGACCCGGATATCGTCGCGGCCGTGCGCAAGGGGCGAAAAGAGGAGTTCCGCGCTTTCGCCTGGGACAAGGAGCCGCCGGACCCACACGATGCCGCCGTTTTCGCCCGATCCCGACTGGACTGGAGCCTGCGGCAGGGCGGCCGTCACCGGATCATGGTCGATTTCTACCAGCGTCTGCTGACCCTGCGCAGGCAGATTCCGTCCCTGGCCGCTGTTGACCGCAAGGGGTTTCAGGTCCGGGTTGATGAAAACCAAGGATATGTGTCGATCAGGAGGGAAAAGGGAGAAAGTCGGATTTTCTGTCTGATGAACTTCAGCGACCGGTCCGTGACTGTGGATTTTCCCGACGGGGACCTTCCCGACAAATGGAACAGGGTCCTGAATTCAGCGGCAGAAGAATGGCTTGAACCGGATGCACCGTTGCCGGGGCCTGCGGAAGAGGGTGAACCGGTCCGCTTGTCCCCTTGGAGCTGCCATCTTTATCTGGCCGAATAG
- a CDS encoding cation-transporting P-type ATPase: MKEENAEGHRRPKKGGDSREHWWALDAGDVMARLESSLGGLTPEEAVARLERFGPNRLPPPPRKGPIIRFLLHFHNLLIYVLLVSAVVTFLLGDWFDALVILGVTIINALIGFIQEGKAEKAVDAIRNILTQEATVLRGGKRQIVPAEDLVPGDVVLLISGDKVPADLRLLKTRDLRIEEAALTGESVTAEKRTDPVAPKAPLGDRYGMAYSGTLVVYGQATGIVTSTGETTELGKVNALLSGVQTLTTRLTEQINEFSQWLTVAILVLAVATLVFGLVVRDYSFGAIFLASVALAVAAIPEGLPAIITITLALGMQRMARRSAIIRRLPAVETLGSVTVICTDKTGTLTRNEMTVTTVITREGTYAVEGVGYEPRGDFNLDGRKIVPDEDPLLTDMARAALLCNEGVLRPAEEGGWETQGDPTDIALLTLAGKAGLDFNRTGREYPRLDVIPFESDHKFMATLNSVPKGAGVVYLKGAPERVLERCDRQAAAGSDLPLDIPFWREKIEEIARRGERTLALARLSFDERKELSFEDVQGGLTLLGFLGIIDPPREEASASVAQCRDAGIRVKMITGDHALTAAAIGERMGLGGPEPVTGEELSEAEEGDIRLLVQRSDIFARVSPEHKLRLVQALQSNGEVVAMTGDGVNDAPALKRADVGIAMGLKGTEAAKEAAEMVLADDNFATIAHAVEEGRAVYDNVKKALAFVLPTNGALAGIVITGVLAGEALPITALQILWINMVSAVTLGLALAFEPPESEVMRRPPRDPQEALLTPFMIWRIGFTSLIMVIGTFGLFLWDTIHGAPLEIARTTAVNTLIFFQIFYLLNARYMKASVLNLKGITGNRYVLGSIALILILQVLFTYVPIMQRLFGTAAIPAEEWLRLIAFTFSIFILVELEKLLFRIWERRRRMGEALRH; encoded by the coding sequence TTGAAAGAGGAGAACGCGGAGGGACATCGCAGGCCGAAAAAGGGTGGGGATTCCAGGGAACACTGGTGGGCTCTGGACGCCGGCGACGTCATGGCGCGTCTGGAGAGCAGCCTCGGGGGATTGACCCCCGAAGAGGCCGTAGCCCGGTTGGAGCGTTTCGGCCCCAATCGTCTGCCCCCTCCCCCCCGGAAAGGCCCCATCATTCGTTTTCTTCTGCATTTTCATAATCTTCTGATCTATGTCCTGCTCGTTTCCGCGGTGGTCACTTTTTTGCTCGGAGACTGGTTCGACGCCCTGGTCATCCTGGGCGTCACCATCATCAACGCGTTGATCGGCTTCATTCAGGAGGGGAAGGCCGAGAAAGCGGTGGACGCCATCCGCAACATACTGACCCAGGAGGCGACCGTCCTGCGGGGAGGGAAGCGTCAGATCGTTCCGGCCGAGGACCTGGTCCCGGGGGACGTCGTCCTGCTGATATCCGGTGACAAGGTCCCTGCCGACCTTCGCCTGTTGAAGACCCGGGACCTGCGCATCGAAGAGGCGGCGCTGACGGGAGAGTCGGTAACCGCCGAAAAAAGAACGGATCCGGTTGCCCCGAAGGCTCCCCTGGGGGATCGTTACGGCATGGCCTACTCGGGAACCCTGGTGGTTTACGGGCAGGCAACGGGCATCGTAACCTCCACCGGGGAAACAACGGAGCTGGGCAAGGTCAATGCCCTCCTCAGCGGTGTGCAGACCCTGACCACCCGGTTGACCGAGCAGATCAACGAATTCAGTCAATGGCTGACCGTGGCCATCCTGGTATTGGCGGTCGCCACCCTTGTCTTCGGACTGGTGGTGAGGGACTATTCCTTCGGCGCCATCTTTCTCGCCAGCGTCGCTCTGGCGGTCGCGGCCATCCCCGAGGGACTTCCCGCGATCATCACCATCACCCTCGCTCTGGGGATGCAGCGCATGGCCCGGCGCAGCGCCATTATCCGCCGGCTCCCGGCCGTGGAGACCCTCGGTTCCGTCACCGTAATCTGCACCGACAAGACCGGTACCCTCACCCGCAATGAAATGACCGTGACCACGGTCATCACCAGGGAAGGGACCTACGCCGTCGAAGGGGTCGGCTACGAACCTCGAGGCGATTTCAACCTCGACGGGCGCAAAATCGTTCCGGATGAAGACCCCCTTCTGACGGACATGGCCCGCGCCGCCCTGCTGTGCAACGAAGGGGTGTTGCGGCCCGCCGAGGAAGGCGGCTGGGAGACGCAGGGGGACCCGACCGATATCGCCCTGCTCACCCTGGCGGGGAAGGCAGGTCTCGATTTCAACAGAACCGGTCGGGAGTATCCCCGCCTCGACGTCATCCCCTTTGAATCGGATCACAAGTTCATGGCGACCCTGAACAGTGTCCCGAAGGGTGCCGGGGTCGTCTACCTCAAGGGGGCCCCGGAGAGAGTGCTGGAACGGTGCGACCGTCAGGCCGCGGCCGGCAGCGACCTTCCCCTCGACATCCCCTTCTGGCGGGAAAAGATTGAGGAGATCGCCCGGCGGGGGGAGCGAACCCTGGCCCTGGCCCGTTTATCTTTCGATGAGCGAAAGGAGCTTTCCTTCGAGGATGTGCAGGGTGGATTGACCCTTCTGGGTTTTCTCGGCATCATCGATCCCCCCCGGGAAGAGGCCTCCGCTTCCGTCGCCCAGTGCCGCGATGCCGGTATCCGGGTCAAGATGATTACCGGCGATCACGCTCTGACGGCCGCTGCTATCGGCGAGAGGATGGGATTGGGGGGACCCGAGCCGGTGACCGGCGAGGAACTCTCGGAAGCGGAGGAAGGCGACATACGCCTGCTGGTTCAGCGCAGCGACATCTTTGCCCGGGTCAGCCCCGAGCATAAGTTGCGCCTGGTTCAGGCCCTTCAATCCAACGGGGAGGTGGTGGCGATGACCGGTGACGGCGTCAATGATGCTCCGGCTCTCAAACGGGCCGATGTCGGCATCGCCATGGGACTGAAAGGGACGGAGGCGGCCAAGGAGGCGGCGGAGATGGTCCTGGCCGACGACAACTTCGCTACCATCGCTCACGCCGTGGAGGAGGGGCGCGCCGTTTACGACAACGTCAAGAAGGCCCTCGCCTTCGTTCTCCCCACCAACGGCGCTCTCGCAGGCATCGTCATCACCGGGGTCCTCGCCGGGGAAGCGCTGCCCATAACCGCTCTGCAGATCCTCTGGATCAACATGGTGTCCGCCGTCACCCTCGGCCTGGCCCTGGCGTTCGAGCCTCCGGAGTCGGAAGTGATGAGGCGGCCCCCGCGGGATCCCCAGGAGGCTCTCCTCACCCCTTTCATGATCTGGCGCATCGGCTTCACCTCCCTCATCATGGTCATCGGCACCTTCGGCCTCTTCCTCTGGGATACCATCCACGGGGCTCCCCTGGAAATCGCCAGGACGACGGCGGTGAATACCCTCATCTTCTTCCAGATCTTCTATCTGCTCAACGCGCGCTACATGAAGGCTTCGGTCCTGAATCTCAAAGGGATTACCGGCAACCGTTACGTGCTGGGCTCCATCGCCCTCATCCTCATTCTGCAGGTGCTTTTCACCTATGTTCCTATCATGCAGCGCCTTTTCGGCACGGCCGCAATTCCGGCCGAGGAATGGCTGCGCCTGATTGCCTTCACCTTCTCCATCTTCATCCTTGTCGAGCTCGAAAAACTTCTGTTCCGGATTTGGGAACGACGCAGGCGAATGGGTGAAGCCCTTCGCCACTGA
- a CDS encoding alpha-1,4-glucan--maltose-1-phosphate maltosyltransferase, protein MVVKENGLSDRKGRDLLEEGKRRVVIENLTPQVDCGRFPIKRVPGEPVLVEADIFSDGHDEVRALLLFRDEREYQWHKVPMTPIGNDRWQASFIPREIGICRYTVEGYVDHFRTWKKDLEKKYQAGQDLTADLLMGIELIRHAVHRAGEADRQRLAKLADTLADAADQSHALALTKNEELAGLMDIYYDPELASFHSNELKVVVERTRALFSSWYELFPRSCGVDQRTHGTFADCEKLLPEIARMGFDVIYFPPIHPIGRTRRKGKNNATEAGETDPGCPWAIGAEEGGHRHIHPHLGTLAEFLHFLEKAREFDIEVALDVAFQCSPDHPFVKEHPEWFRWRPDGTVQFAENPPKKYEDIVPFDFETDHWRSLWEELKQVVEFWIDQGVSIFRVDNPHTKPFAFWEYLIREIRQEHPETIFLSEAFTRPKVMYRLAKLGFSQSYTYFSWRNTRWELEQYLRELSSSPVREFFRPNFWPNTPDILPEILQYGGKPAFVIRLILAATLSASYGIYGPPFELFVNSALPGREEYLDSEKYQIRRWNWDDPEHLRDLIARLNAIRRQNPVFHSTWNLHFCESDNDNIICYLKSDRTSGNHILTMVNMDPFNSQSGSVRVPVNALGIEEGHPFLVDDLLSESKNIWHTAWNQVELDPQDLPARVCRLYPRLRREQNFDYFM, encoded by the coding sequence ATGGTCGTCAAGGAAAACGGGTTATCGGATCGAAAGGGGAGGGATCTGCTGGAAGAAGGGAAGAGGAGAGTCGTCATTGAAAACCTGACCCCCCAGGTCGATTGCGGGCGGTTCCCGATCAAACGGGTGCCGGGGGAGCCGGTCCTGGTCGAAGCCGACATATTCAGCGATGGACACGACGAGGTCAGGGCGCTGCTGCTGTTTCGTGATGAGAGGGAGTATCAGTGGCACAAGGTGCCGATGACGCCAATTGGCAACGACCGCTGGCAGGCCTCCTTCATCCCTCGTGAAATCGGCATCTGCCGATATACCGTCGAGGGATATGTGGATCATTTCCGGACCTGGAAAAAGGACCTGGAAAAGAAATATCAGGCCGGGCAGGATCTGACGGCCGATCTGCTGATGGGTATCGAACTGATCCGGCATGCCGTGCATCGGGCCGGCGAAGCCGATCGTCAAAGGCTGGCCAAACTGGCGGATACTCTGGCCGATGCCGCCGACCAGAGCCATGCCCTGGCCCTGACAAAAAATGAGGAATTGGCGGGCTTGATGGATATCTATTACGACCCGGAACTGGCCAGTTTCCATTCCAACGAACTGAAGGTGGTCGTGGAGCGGACCCGTGCCCTTTTCAGCAGCTGGTACGAACTGTTCCCCCGATCCTGCGGGGTGGACCAACGGACTCACGGCACTTTCGCCGATTGTGAAAAACTTTTGCCCGAGATCGCCCGTATGGGCTTCGACGTGATCTATTTTCCTCCCATTCACCCGATAGGCAGGACGCGCCGTAAAGGGAAAAACAATGCGACCGAGGCCGGCGAGACCGATCCCGGCTGCCCCTGGGCCATCGGAGCGGAAGAGGGGGGGCACCGGCACATCCACCCTCATCTGGGCACCCTCGCAGAATTTTTGCATTTTCTCGAAAAAGCCAGGGAATTCGATATTGAGGTGGCGCTGGATGTGGCCTTTCAGTGTTCTCCGGACCACCCCTTTGTGAAGGAACATCCCGAGTGGTTTCGCTGGCGGCCGGACGGAACCGTCCAGTTCGCTGAAAATCCGCCGAAAAAGTACGAGGACATTGTCCCCTTCGATTTCGAAACCGACCACTGGCGCTCCCTCTGGGAAGAGCTGAAGCAGGTGGTGGAATTCTGGATCGACCAGGGGGTCTCCATTTTCCGGGTCGACAACCCCCATACCAAGCCCTTTGCCTTCTGGGAATATCTCATCCGTGAGATCAGACAGGAGCATCCCGAGACGATCTTCCTTTCCGAGGCTTTCACCCGGCCCAAGGTGATGTATCGCCTCGCCAAACTCGGCTTCAGCCAGTCCTACACCTACTTCTCCTGGCGCAATACCCGTTGGGAGCTGGAACAGTACCTGCGGGAACTGAGCAGTTCTCCGGTGAGGGAATTCTTCCGCCCGAATTTCTGGCCGAATACACCGGACATCCTGCCGGAGATCCTCCAGTACGGCGGCAAGCCGGCTTTTGTCATCCGGCTGATTCTGGCCGCGACTCTCTCCGCCAGTTATGGAATCTACGGCCCGCCCTTCGAACTGTTCGTCAATTCAGCCCTGCCGGGCAGGGAAGAATATCTCGATTCCGAGAAGTACCAGATCAGGCGTTGGAACTGGGACGACCCCGAACACCTGCGGGACCTGATTGCCCGGCTGAATGCCATCCGTCGCCAGAACCCGGTGTTTCATAGCACCTGGAACCTGCATTTCTGCGAGTCGGACAACGACAATATCATCTGCTATCTGAAGAGCGACCGGACCAGCGGCAATCATATCCTGACCATGGTCAACATGGATCCTTTCAATTCTCAATCGGGAAGTGTCCGTGTCCCGGTGAACGCCCTGGGGATCGAAGAGGGGCATCCCTTCCTCGTGGATGACCTGCTTTCGGAAAGCAAGAACATCTGGCACACCGCCTGGAATCAAGTGGAGCTCGATCCCCAGGATCTTCCGGCCCGTGTCTGTCGACTGTATCCGCGACTCAGGCGGGAACAGAATTTCGATTATTTCATGTAG
- the otsB gene encoding trehalose-phosphatase — MTARASTDELPLALEHIKQMGERVRGRQAVVFIDYDGTLTPIVENPEEARISGEMRQALRDLSEKCTVGIVSGRDLPDVKHQVGIGNLIYAGSHGFDISSSDGNMNYQQGLEYLPDLDRAEQSLRDRLQGIAGCQVERKRFAIAVHFRRAADIHIAEIEARVDEVLEAHPNLRKTGGKKIFELRPNIEWDKGRALSWIMRKLDLDGDDVVPFYIGDDLTDEDAFRELQDRGITILVRDEPRTSNAQYVIDNTEEVRQLLHMLGTFL, encoded by the coding sequence ATGACAGCACGTGCTTCAACGGACGAGCTCCCTTTGGCTCTGGAACATATCAAGCAGATGGGAGAACGGGTCAGGGGGCGACAGGCCGTGGTGTTTATCGACTACGACGGGACATTGACCCCGATTGTGGAAAACCCGGAAGAGGCGAGAATTTCCGGGGAAATGCGCCAGGCCTTGCGGGATCTGAGTGAAAAATGCACTGTCGGGATCGTCAGCGGCAGGGATCTTCCCGATGTCAAGCATCAGGTGGGGATCGGGAATCTGATCTATGCCGGCAGTCACGGCTTCGATATTTCAAGCAGCGACGGCAACATGAACTATCAGCAGGGACTCGAGTATCTGCCCGACCTGGACCGGGCCGAGCAATCCCTGCGCGATCGTCTGCAGGGGATTGCCGGGTGCCAGGTCGAACGCAAGCGCTTTGCCATTGCCGTTCACTTTCGGCGGGCGGCCGACATCCACATCGCTGAAATCGAGGCGCGGGTGGATGAAGTGCTCGAGGCTCACCCCAATCTTCGCAAGACCGGGGGGAAAAAAATCTTCGAACTGCGCCCGAATATCGAATGGGACAAAGGCAGGGCTCTCTCCTGGATCATGCGGAAACTCGACCTCGACGGGGATGATGTCGTCCCTTTCTACATCGGCGACGATCTGACGGATGAAGATGCCTTTCGGGAACTGCAGGATCGCGGTATCACCATTCTGGTGCGGGACGAACCCCGGACCTCCAATGCCCAGTATGTCATCGACAATACCGAGGAGGTCCGACAGTTACTGCATATGCTGGGGACCTTTCTTTGA